Proteins encoded in a region of the Orcinus orca chromosome 8, mOrcOrc1.1, whole genome shotgun sequence genome:
- the CWC15 gene encoding spliceosome-associated protein CWC15 homolog — translation MTTAARPTFEPARGGRGKGEGDLSQLSKQYSSRDLPSHTKIKYRQTTQDAPEEVRNRDFRRELEERERAAAREKNRDRPTREHTTSSSVSKKPRLDQIPAANLDADDPLTDEEDEDEDFEEESDDDDTAALLAELEKIKKERAEEQARKEQEQKAEEERIRMENILSGNPLLNLTGPSQPQANFKVKRRWDDDVVFKNCAKGVDDQKKDKRFVNDTLRSEFHKKFMEKYIK, via the exons ATGACAACAGCAGCTAGGCCAACTTTTGAACCTGCAAGaggggggagaggaaaaggagaaggtgATTTGAGCCAACTCTCAAAGCAATATTCAAGCAGAGACCTACCCTCTCatacaaagataaaatatag ACAGACCACTCAGGATGCCCCTGAAGAAGTTCGGAACCGTGACTTCAGGAGAGagttggaagagagagagagagctgctgcaagagaaaaaaacagagaccgGCCAACCCGAG AACATACAACCTCCTCTTCAGTGTCAAAGAAGCCTCGGTTGGACCAGATTCCCGCTGCCAACCTCGACGCAGACGACCCTCTAACAGAT GaggaagatgaagatgaagattTTGAAGAGgagagtgatgatgatgatactgcAGCTCTTCTTGCGgagctggaaaaaattaaaaaagaaagagctgaAGAGCAGGCCAGGAAG GAACAAGAACAAAAGGCTGAAGAAGAAAGGATTCGTATGGAAAACATTCTGAGTGGAAACCCTCTCCTTAATCTCACTGGCCCATCCCAACCTCAGGCCAACTTCAAAGTTAAAAGAAG gtggGATGATGATGTTGTTTTCAAGAACTGTGCAAAAGGTGTAGATGAtcagaagaaagacaaaagattTGTAAATGATACGCTGCGATCTGAATTTCACAAAAAGTTCATGgagaaatatattaaatag